Proteins from one Triticum aestivum cultivar Chinese Spring chromosome 7A, IWGSC CS RefSeq v2.1, whole genome shotgun sequence genomic window:
- the LOC123148646 gene encoding uncharacterized protein — protein MMWVPSILPLPGCVHPLPPRLSRPRGAELENERSGCGEASKERARRDIGQGYSFVLLGKLQTGKWNMYRSAQSPLYLINRFAAMLDIGMILDTFVKEYLQSLGHVNFCIHLSLVI, from the exons ATGATGTGGGTTCCGTCTATTCTTCCTCTACCTGGTTGCGTCCATCCACTTCCACCTCGGCTGTCTCGCCCACGAGGAGCAGAATTGGAGAACGAACGAAGTGGATGCGGAGAGGCCAGCAAGGAGCGCGCCAGGAGAGACATAGGGCAG GGTTACAGCTTTGTTCTTCTTGGGAAGTTGCAAACTGGGAAGTGGAATATGTACCG ATCTGCACAATCACCTCTGTATTTGATCAACAGATTTGCTGCTATGCTAGATATTGGAATGATACTTGATACTTTTGTGAAAGAATACTTGCAATCTCTTGGACATGTGAACTTCTGTATTCATCTTAGTTTGGTCATATAA